DNA from Desulfobacteraceae bacterium:
GTCCGAAGGTGCCCTCCACGACCCCCTTCTGGAGGGACTCGTAAGTGGCGCCCTGGGGCATGGCCACCGGCACCGCGCCCAGGGCCTCCACCACCTTGGCGCTCAGCCCGGTGGAGCGGATCTTCATGGCCTTGAGGTCTTCCAGGGACTTGACCGGTGTGCGGGTATGCAGGAGCCCCGGCCCGTGGGCGTGCAGATAGAGCACCTTGACGTCGGAGAGTTCCGCCGGGCGGAACTTCTCATAGAAGGCATTGACCGTGCGGGTGGCCGTCAGGCCGTTGGGATAGCCCAGGGGCAGGTCGACGGCTTCCATGACGGGAAACCGGCCGCGGGTGTAGGCAAAGACCGACATGCCGATGTCCGAGATGCCGTTGACCACCCCGTCGTAGCACTGATTGGCTTGGGTCAGCGTGCCGCCAGGATAGACGGTGATCTGGACCTGCCCGTTGGAGCGTTTCTCCACCTCCTGCGCCCACTCGACGCCCGCCTGGCACTGGGCATGGGTCGCGGGGAAAAA
Protein-coding regions in this window:
- a CDS encoding TRAP transporter substrate-binding protein; its protein translation is MKMQRPFLCVLTALAVLFTLAVLPEVEAKPIQLTYSIFFPATHAQCQAGVEWAQEVEKRSNGQVQITVYPGGTLTQANQCYDGVVNGISDIGMSVFAYTRGRFPVMEAVDLPLGYPNGLTATRTVNAFYEKFRPAELSDVKVLYLHAHGPGLLHTRTPVKSLEDLKAMKIRSTGLSAKVVEALGAVPVAMPQGATYESLQKGVVEGTFGPMEVLKGWRQAEVIKATTDCYAVGYTTAMFVVMNPQKWAQLPPDVQEVMTAVSREWVDVHGKSWDSADAAGREFTLSLGNTIIPLEEAESARWTQAVAPIIAEYAASADQKGLKGTESVSELQRLIGEFSGQK